Proteins encoded together in one Gammaproteobacteria bacterium window:
- the hflC gene encoding protease modulator HflC, producing MDRRMLPIALLVIVVVLLSQSVFTVSETENAVRFRLGEIVDTDYEPGLHFKIPFVNNVRKFDKRIITLDASPEQFLTAEKKNLVVDSFVKWRIKDVADFYTSTGGDVGTANLRLSQVIKETLKSEFGRRTIRELVSGERSAVMDSLTVRTNKQAARFGIEVIDVRLKRIDLSDKISDSVFRRMESERSRIAKDFRSKGAEAAERIQADADRQSEIIKAEAYRDAEQIRGDGDAKATELYANAYSADEEFYSLYRSLNAYKTIFSNKGDLMVIDPSADFFKYFSQSKPE from the coding sequence ATGGATCGTCGTATGTTACCTATCGCGCTACTCGTCATTGTTGTGGTGCTATTGTCACAGTCGGTATTTACTGTATCTGAAACAGAAAATGCTGTGCGTTTTCGTTTGGGTGAGATCGTTGATACCGATTATGAGCCTGGTTTGCACTTCAAAATTCCGTTCGTCAACAACGTGCGTAAGTTTGATAAACGTATTATTACCCTGGATGCGTCACCGGAACAATTTTTGACTGCTGAGAAAAAGAATCTGGTCGTTGATTCTTTTGTTAAATGGCGTATTAAAGATGTTGCTGATTTCTATACGTCGACCGGTGGTGACGTTGGTACGGCAAACTTGCGTTTATCTCAGGTCATTAAAGAGACGCTGAAAAGTGAGTTTGGCCGCCGCACCATTAGAGAGCTTGTGTCGGGAGAGCGTAGCGCAGTGATGGATAGCCTCACGGTTAGGACTAACAAGCAGGCAGCGAGATTTGGTATCGAAGTGATTGATGTGCGGTTAAAGCGCATTGATCTTTCTGATAAAATCAGTGATTCTGTATTTCGACGTATGGAATCTGAACGTTCGCGTATTGCTAAAGATTTTCGCTCAAAAGGTGCTGAAGCAGCAGAACGTATTCAAGCCGATGCCGACCGTCAGAGTGAAATCATCAAAGCAGAGGCTTATCGTGATGCTGAGCAGATTCGAGGTGATGGTGATGCTAAGGCCACGGAGCTTTATGCCAACGCTTATAGCGCCGATGAAGAATTCTACTCATTGTATCGTAGCTTGAACGCCTATAAGACAATCTTTAGTAATAAAGGTGACCTTATGGTGATTGATCCAAGCGCAGACTTCTTCAAGTATTTTAGTCAGTCAAAGCC
- the miaA gene encoding tRNA (adenosine(37)-N6)-dimethylallyltransferase MiaA: MASSPPVIFLMGPTAVGKTAVAVELVKRLPLEIISVDSALVYRGMDIGTAKPDRQTLDQAPHRLIDICQPEEIYSAARFRQDALAHITDIHKRQCIPLLVGGGMLYFKALEEGLSWLPAADAKVRARLEQEAQDIGWSQMHVRLQSVDPVAAKRIHPNDPQRIQRALEVYEITGSPMSVLQDKKIAQPLNYPLHKFVLSIDDRALLHQRIEQRFDMMLAQGFIDEVRRMRERQGLHTALPAVRAVGYRQVWEHLDGNYDAAEMRQRGIVATRRYAKRQMTWLRSQKNVSVFDALSSTLVEDLTQEIARLLQ; encoded by the coding sequence ATGGCCAGTTCTCCACCCGTAATATTCCTGATGGGGCCAACCGCTGTGGGTAAAACTGCTGTTGCGGTAGAGCTTGTTAAGCGCCTGCCCTTAGAAATCATTAGTGTTGATTCTGCATTGGTTTATCGCGGCATGGATATTGGCACGGCCAAACCAGATCGTCAGACGTTGGACCAAGCGCCGCATCGTTTAATTGATATTTGTCAGCCAGAGGAGATCTACTCTGCCGCTCGTTTTCGTCAAGATGCCTTGGCGCATATTACGGATATTCATAAGCGACAGTGCATACCGTTACTCGTTGGCGGCGGCATGCTCTATTTTAAAGCGCTGGAAGAAGGGCTTTCATGGTTACCAGCCGCAGATGCAAAGGTTCGAGCTCGGTTAGAGCAAGAGGCGCAAGACATTGGTTGGTCACAAATGCATGTGCGCTTACAAAGTGTCGACCCCGTAGCGGCTAAGAGAATTCATCCGAACGATCCACAACGTATTCAACGTGCGCTCGAAGTTTATGAAATCACCGGCAGCCCGATGTCTGTGCTGCAAGATAAAAAAATAGCGCAGCCATTGAACTATCCTTTACATAAGTTTGTCCTTTCTATAGATGACCGCGCCTTATTGCATCAGCGTATAGAACAGCGTTTTGACATGATGTTAGCGCAAGGCTTTATCGATGAAGTACGCCGCATGCGAGAAAGGCAAGGGTTGCATACAGCACTGCCAGCAGTTCGAGCAGTAGGATACCGGCAAGTGTGGGAGCATCTCGATGGCAATTACGATGCAGCGGAAATGCGTCAGCGTGGCATCGTCGCGACGAGACGCTACGCAAAGCGCCAAATGACCTGGTTACGCAGCCAAAAAAACGTATCGGTGTTTGATGCGCTAAGTAGTACGTTAGTTGAGGATTTGACGCAGGAAATAGCACGGTTATTACAGTAG
- the hfq gene encoding RNA chaperone Hfq, with product MAKGQSLQDPYLNTLRKERVPVSIYLVNGIKLQGQIESFDQFVVLLKSTVSQMVYKHAISTVVPARNVKLPIQEDSGNSVDE from the coding sequence ATGGCAAAAGGACAATCACTGCAAGACCCTTATCTCAACACATTGCGCAAGGAACGTGTGCCGGTGTCAATTTATCTTGTTAACGGTATTAAGCTACAGGGGCAAATTGAGTCCTTTGATCAGTTTGTTGTTTTGCTCAAAAGCACAGTGAGTCAAATGGTTTATAAGCATGCAATTTCCACTGTTGTGCCGGCACGTAATGTCAAACTGCCGATACAAGAGGACAGCGGCAATAGCGTTGACGAATAA
- the hflK gene encoding FtsH protease activity modulator HflK — MAWNEPGGNKDNDPWGGGGNGKNQGPPDLDEIVRKLQDKLSSVFGGGSGSGGSNVSGIGGASGNKGPIGLIIIAAILWLIFDSLHIIDQAERGVVTRFGAYVATLSPGLNVRMPRPIEYVERVNVEQVRTAEIGYQGGNTRTTVLKEALMLTKDEAIVEVKFAVQYKVIDAKNYLFNIIDPDETLVQATESAIREIVGKNEADYVLTEGRSELAQNVRKLVQEIIDRYDTGLLVLEANMQDAQPPEQVQAAFDDAIKSREDQERFINEAQAYSNDILPKARGQAARQIEEANGYKERVIARAEGESDRFTKVLIEYERAPEITRERLYIESMESVLANTSKILIDSKSSNNLLYLPLDRLIDQSSNTARGASSSSGQINSPSSSGTLRDSSRLRGAR, encoded by the coding sequence ATGGCCTGGAATGAGCCTGGTGGTAATAAAGATAATGACCCTTGGGGCGGCGGTGGTAATGGTAAGAACCAGGGCCCACCTGATCTCGACGAAATTGTACGTAAACTGCAAGACAAATTGAGTAGTGTGTTTGGTGGTGGCAGTGGCAGTGGTGGTAGTAATGTCTCTGGCATTGGTGGTGCCAGTGGCAATAAAGGTCCAATTGGCCTAATTATTATTGCGGCGATTTTGTGGTTGATATTTGATAGCTTGCATATTATTGATCAGGCAGAGCGTGGTGTTGTGACACGCTTTGGTGCGTACGTTGCAACGCTTTCGCCAGGTTTGAATGTGCGTATGCCACGGCCTATTGAATATGTGGAGCGCGTCAATGTCGAACAAGTACGTACGGCGGAAATTGGCTATCAGGGCGGTAATACCAGAACTACCGTGCTGAAAGAAGCGCTGATGCTGACCAAAGATGAAGCCATCGTTGAAGTTAAATTTGCCGTGCAATATAAGGTTATTGACGCAAAAAATTACTTATTTAACATTATCGATCCTGATGAAACCTTGGTGCAAGCCACTGAAAGTGCGATTCGTGAAATTGTTGGTAAAAATGAAGCTGATTATGTGTTAACCGAAGGGCGTAGTGAGCTGGCGCAAAACGTGCGTAAATTGGTGCAAGAAATCATTGATCGTTACGACACCGGCTTACTTGTGCTAGAAGCCAATATGCAGGATGCACAGCCACCTGAGCAAGTGCAGGCAGCGTTTGATGATGCCATCAAATCTCGTGAAGATCAGGAACGTTTTATTAATGAAGCGCAAGCCTATTCCAATGATATTCTGCCGAAGGCGCGTGGGCAGGCTGCACGTCAGATCGAAGAAGCTAATGGTTATAAAGAAAGGGTGATTGCCCGCGCCGAGGGTGAGTCGGATCGTTTTACTAAGGTGCTTATAGAGTATGAGCGTGCGCCAGAAATCACTCGTGAGCGGTTATACATTGAGTCGATGGAGTCAGTATTAGCCAATACGAGTAAAATTCTGATTGATTCTAAGAGTAGCAATAACTTGTTATATCTTCCCTTGGATCGTTTAATTGATCAGTCAAGTAATACGGCGCGAGGTGCAAGTTCTTCGTCTGGTCAGATCAACAGCCCGTCATCATCCGGCACACTACGTGACAGTTCACGTTTACGAGGAGCACGCTAA
- the hflX gene encoding GTPase HflX, protein MFDRPRSNERAVLVNIRFSSYADDQVIEEFIELVRAAGAVPVARVSGKRRRPDAKHYVGSGKAEEIRQLAIDNDAQLVIFNHSLSPGQERNLEKLLNCRVLDRTGLILDIFAQRANSFEGKLQVELAQLRHLSTRLVRGWTHLERQKGGIGLRGPGETQLETDRRLIGKRIKQLKQRLEKVAQQRQGRRQTRRKRNIQTVSLVGYTNAGKSTLFNRLTGANAYCADQLFATLDPTLRRVSIKGGEHIVLADTVGFISNLPHDLVAAFKATLEETREANLLLHVVDATIAHQDDVIVEVDAVLQEIGADEVPIIQIFNKIDCLDDAEPRVERDINGVVRRIWLSAAEGQGIDLLRQVLREVCLEGESIASAATQTVERNADDDVEAVARIYYNA, encoded by the coding sequence GTGTTTGACCGTCCACGCTCGAATGAGCGCGCTGTTTTAGTCAACATTCGATTTTCATCCTATGCGGATGATCAAGTTATCGAAGAATTTATTGAGCTGGTGCGTGCCGCTGGTGCAGTGCCCGTTGCGCGCGTTAGCGGCAAAAGAAGACGGCCTGATGCCAAACACTATGTCGGTAGTGGCAAGGCAGAAGAGATACGTCAGCTAGCAATCGATAATGATGCCCAACTGGTTATTTTTAACCACAGTTTAAGCCCTGGGCAAGAGCGTAATCTTGAAAAACTATTGAATTGCCGCGTACTTGATCGTACAGGTTTAATTCTCGATATTTTTGCGCAACGGGCAAACTCATTTGAGGGTAAATTACAAGTCGAGTTAGCGCAGCTGCGCCACCTTTCTACTCGCCTAGTTCGTGGCTGGACTCACCTTGAACGCCAAAAGGGGGGTATTGGGTTACGTGGCCCGGGTGAAACCCAGTTAGAAACTGACCGTCGCTTAATTGGTAAACGTATTAAGCAACTCAAACAACGTTTAGAAAAAGTCGCGCAACAACGCCAAGGGCGACGTCAAACGCGGCGTAAGCGCAATATACAAACTGTGTCTTTAGTTGGTTATACCAACGCCGGTAAGTCGACGCTATTTAACCGTTTAACGGGCGCAAATGCTTATTGTGCCGATCAGTTGTTCGCTACCTTAGACCCTACTTTGCGTAGAGTATCGATCAAAGGGGGCGAGCACATCGTTTTGGCTGACACAGTTGGTTTTATTAGCAACCTTCCCCATGACTTAGTGGCTGCTTTTAAAGCAACACTTGAAGAGACACGCGAGGCTAATTTACTGCTACACGTGGTTGATGCCACGATAGCGCATCAAGATGATGTTATTGTTGAGGTCGATGCTGTGTTGCAAGAAATCGGTGCTGATGAGGTGCCTATTATCCAGATTTTTAATAAAATTGATTGCCTAGATGATGCAGAACCACGAGTAGAGCGCGATATTAATGGTGTTGTCAGGCGCATCTGGTTGTCTGCGGCAGAAGGGCAAGGCATTGATTTGCTAAGACAAGTGCTACGGGAAGTGTGTTTAGAAGGTGAATCAATCGCCTCCGCTGCCACTCAAACAGTGGAGCGAAATGCCGATGATGACGTAGAAGCCGTAGCTCGTATATACTACAACGCTTAG